One Haladaptatus paucihalophilus DX253 genomic window, AATGAGACTATTAGAGTTTAGACTATAATAGTTTCACCACTAACTTCGAAGCACATACATACCCGGTGTATCTACAACTAAAGCGGTATCTGTTGGTGGAAGCAGTGGATATGATTTCTCTGGTCACAGGAATGCTACATATCCACAGTTTCGGCAGTAAATCCTGTCTCCATCATGGAAGAGGATCCCATCGGCACACTGTGCACACTTTCCTTCGATGGTCCCGTCGGTAGCTGATTCTGACCGAGATTTGTATATCACTCGTTCCAACGCGGCGAGGCGGCGACGTTGCTCATTGAGTTGCTTCTGCAGACGTTTTGTGTTGTGTCGCTGATGTGCTAGCGGACCACGTCGCCGTCTCCGCTGGTGATACAGCATGATTAATCATACCTAATCTACAAGCATGGTTGTTGTGCGTGCTCTCGCAAGGATCACTCATTCCCTGAAAAGGGGAGATGACCCTTTAATCGGGAATCTGCAGCACTCGAAGATGGCAGCTTCGGACCAACACTCATACTGACTCGTTCTGATCGGGACTTCGAATCCCGGTGTTCAATTAGAACCTGGCTAACGACGGCACGGAAATAGTGTACTCGCCAGCTTTCTCGGTAGGCAGTCCTCCTTTTATTTTTAATTCTGTTTACAGAATTACGGCAAATATCCGATACAATATAAATCCCGTGACTCCTGCACCAAAGAGCGTGAGCAGCCAAATTGCGACTGTATAACTTGTTTTTCGGACGGAGATACTTTCTGTCCCTTCAGTTAGGCCACTTCCAATGATACTCCAGAGGATAATATTGTTGAATGAGATCGGGTAGCCGAGAATTATCGCGGTTTGAGCGATGATAAACGCCGGAATCAGCGCTGCAATTGATCGTAGAACGCCAAGCGACGAATAATCACGGGCAACTGCTTGGAGAATACGTGGCGACCCCATCCATGCTCCTAACAGAATCCCAATTGCTCCGATCGATAGCAAAATCGTCCCTGGAAGACGCAGCTGTGATTCAAACAGAGGTTCCAATGGACCGGTCGCTAAGCCGACTTGACTGCCACCGCTCGAAAAAGCGACTAAACTTCCGAGACCAATCAAAAAGAGCCGAACTCCATGGTCGATCGAACGATTGAGTATTCGTCGAAGTAACCCGACTGCGAATAGTCCCAGAATCAAACTCGTAGACACCATCACGAGATCATACGCCCCGATTATCGTCGGGACGCTCATTTCTAGTGAGTTAGAGACGTAACTCGCGATGGTTCCCTGTGCAGTACCAGGAGCAGGAATCAGTGCCGAGGGCATATTCGCAACGATAATACCAACGATTCCACCGAGGATCGGGAGCGTAATTTGTTCGGAGAGACTGGTGCGACGGAGCAAGTAGCCCGTTGTATAGGCGATTGTGATCGACATCACCGGCACTGCTGCCCAGAATGTTACAATCTCACGATAGGTCCCATATGCAGGCTCTCCACCAAGTGCCAGTCCCGCGCCAACGATAGACGCCGTGGTTGCAAACGCAGCTGGAATCGGATATCCTGTCCGAACTCCAAGTGCAATAAAGCCTGCTGCTGTCAGTAGACCTGCAATCGCTGCGAGTGGTGTTAATTGAACGCCCGCTATCAGCCCTTCTCCCACCGTTTTCGAAATATTGCCACCTTGTGTGATCGCTCCTAAAGCAGCAAGTATTCCCAGAAGAAATGCGGCGCGCATCGTCGATAGGGCATTTGCACCAACCGCTGGTGCAAAAGGGGGAGAATTACTACTCGCGCCTAGTGCCCACGCCATCGCTAGACTCGTGGCGATCGCACCAGCCACAACAATGAATGATGTCAGGATAGCCATCTGCTCTTTGTAATGTAACCTCGTGCCATATTCATCGTCAATAACAATAGCTCCGCTGCTTGAATGAGCGCCCTGAACCATCATTCAAATATTTTTTGAGAAATCGCCCCGTGATATTCGATCAGAAGTTCATGTACTATCGTCCGCTGTAACGCCGACTGCAAACACATGGCTGCCTTCGAGAACACAACTAATGACTTTTGACGAGCAGTTCGTGCAGATAGTTGAGACGGTGTTAGAATCCGAGTCGCAGGGTGGGTCCAGCGAACGCTCACGGAGGGTGTAAATGTGGCGACTAACGACTTCCCAAGAGACTTATCGGTACTCTTCGACGTCAATCACTTTCTGTGTCTCTTCATGAGTCAGGTCACCATCTCCAGAAACAATTGGTGCATCGAGTTCACGACCAACCGCAGCAATAAGAGCATCAGGTCCGTCGAGATAC contains:
- a CDS encoding inorganic phosphate transporter produces the protein MAILTSFIVVAGAIATSLAMAWALGASSNSPPFAPAVGANALSTMRAAFLLGILAALGAITQGGNISKTVGEGLIAGVQLTPLAAIAGLLTAAGFIALGVRTGYPIPAAFATTASIVGAGLALGGEPAYGTYREIVTFWAAVPVMSITIAYTTGYLLRRTSLSEQITLPILGGIVGIIVANMPSALIPAPGTAQGTIASYVSNSLEMSVPTIIGAYDLVMVSTSLILGLFAVGLLRRILNRSIDHGVRLFLIGLGSLVAFSSGGSQVGLATGPLEPLFESQLRLPGTILLSIGAIGILLGAWMGSPRILQAVARDYSSLGVLRSIAALIPAFIIAQTAIILGYPISFNNIILWSIIGSGLTEGTESISVRKTSYTVAIWLLTLFGAGVTGFILYRIFAVIL